The nucleotide sequence GTGGTTGATGACGGGGCTGGGCATCTCCGATCATGAACGAAATATGGAAGCGGGCTGCATGTTGCTCAAAGGGGATCCCGTGCGGGCCCTTCGCGGAGAGCGCGGCCGTCTGATCGATCTTCTCGAAAAAGCTGAACTCGCCCCCCGTCGGGGCAATCTTCCAGCGGTCGCGCCGCAGCGCTTCCCAGTTGGGCTCGTTGTACTGGCTGTGTTTGGCATGGTTGAAGGAGTCGTCAAAGACTCCAAAGGGCAGGTCCAGCAGTTGTGGATCCGAAGCGAAAGGGGCATGATCCCCCGCGGCATCGACCGAAATCATCCAGGGAGTCTCTCGGAATGTTTTCCCCAGGTGCAGGGCAAATTCGGATTGAAACTCGCGTGAGGGAAACGTCTGGCCCAGCTTCATGGGACCGTCGTAGATGTGGTATTCGGCCCACAATCCGAATCCAACTTCCACAAAGGCGATCCGGGGATCTCGATCGTATTTGTCTGCAAACGTCGTAAAAAATTCGAGGACGAACCGGCGGAGTTCAGGGTGCGACCAGTCCGGAAATCCCGTCGTTTTATTCTCGCTCTTGCCGGTGGTCTCTTTGTAGTCGGGTAACTTTTTGATGTAAGCCGGAACCCCGGTCGGCTTTGCCACGTAGGTGTCGTTCCAGCGAATGATCGCCTGATGACCGCGTGAAGCGACGGCGTCGAGTAACTCTTCCAGAACGCTCCAGTTGTATTGACCCTTCTCCGTGACAATCTGGTCGTACTGGAGATAGCTGTATTCCAGCTGGATCGGCGCTGTCTTGACCGCCCCGTTGGTGGCCCACAGGACAATCCCCGTCATGGGCTGAACAGAATCAATCTTCGCCGCGAGTTTCACCGGCCGAAAGTCGTCGGCCGACATCACCGGACCGGTCGCGTGAAGGATCAGCAGAGTAATTAACGTAGAGAGACACCCCAGGGAAGGAGCGGGAAGTTTGAAACGCGTGGCTGCTTGACCGCATTCGCTGACTGGCGTGGACATAGGGTAAGCTGCTTTCCATTTCGATGCTTGCGACGATGTTTTGACCGCACGGGAAGTTCAAGGGTAGACAGTCATGCTCATCGATGCGAGTCCTGCGGAAGCGTCCTTCCGGGGGCTGGGCTCCTGACGACGTTTTACTCCCGACCGATTTGATTCGAGGTTCCGGCAAGCGTAGAGTTCGCAGTCATTCCGTCCACTTCATTTCAGGAAAGAATGGCCTCCCATGCGAATTGCCGTCGGTGGAATTTCTCATGAAACCAGTTCGTTCGCAAAAGTTCCCACCCGCATCGCCGACTTCGCGGAGGGATTCGGGCTTTTTCGCGGTCCCGAAGTCATTCAGCGATTCACGGGTTCGAATATCTGCACGGGGGGATTTATCGAGGCGGCCGAAACTCATGGCTTTGAGATCGTGCCGCTGCTCTGGGGCTTCGCCTATCCCAGTGGACTGATCGTCCGCGAGGACTACGAGGCGCTCAAGCAGGAATTCCTCGATC is from Schlesneria sp. DSM 10557 and encodes:
- a CDS encoding DUF4832 domain-containing protein, which produces MSTPVSECGQAATRFKLPAPSLGCLSTLITLLILHATGPVMSADDFRPVKLAAKIDSVQPMTGIVLWATNGAVKTAPIQLEYSYLQYDQIVTEKGQYNWSVLEELLDAVASRGHQAIIRWNDTYVAKPTGVPAYIKKLPDYKETTGKSENKTTGFPDWSHPELRRFVLEFFTTFADKYDRDPRIAFVEVGFGLWAEYHIYDGPMKLGQTFPSREFQSEFALHLGKTFRETPWMISVDAAGDHAPFASDPQLLDLPFGVFDDSFNHAKHSQYNEPNWEALRRDRWKIAPTGGEFSFFEKIDQTAALSAKGPHGIPFEQHAARFHISFMIGDAQPRHQPPARIRDASLACGYRFRVTRFEATATAAKVEVRNDGIAPIYYDAHPAVNGIRSKESLKGLLPGEVKEFTIDAGGSAPTLTIECDRLVKNQRITYDADLQ